The following proteins come from a genomic window of Pseudomonas syringae:
- a CDS encoding stage II sporulation protein M, which yields MKQSQFETRHEQEWQRFGQRLDALERGKADAAASETFPGDYRRICQHLALAQERGYSSHLIDPLHQLAMRGHQQLYRHRSASGARLLGFILAGFPRLVRAEWRFVLVASLLFFVSLIGMGLLVYGFPELIYSVVSPEQLSEMQSMYDPSASRIGQAAERASDADWMMFGYYIMNNIGIAFQTYASGLLFGLGSLFFLLFNGLMIGAVAGHLTDIGYGQTFWSFVIGHGAFELTAIALAGAAGLKLGWALLAPGRLTRGAALRVAAKTSVQLIGGVILFLLIAAFIEAYWSSMTWPGPVIKYLVGALLWGLVAAYLTLAGRITHAPD from the coding sequence ATGAAGCAAAGCCAGTTCGAAACCCGCCATGAACAGGAATGGCAACGCTTCGGTCAACGTCTGGATGCGCTGGAGCGCGGCAAAGCCGATGCCGCTGCCAGCGAGACTTTCCCCGGCGACTACCGCCGCATTTGCCAGCATCTGGCCTTGGCTCAGGAACGTGGCTACAGCAGCCACCTCATCGACCCGCTCCACCAGTTGGCCATGCGCGGCCATCAACAGCTCTATCGCCATCGCAGCGCATCGGGCGCCCGCTTATTAGGCTTTATTCTGGCGGGTTTCCCCAGGCTGGTCCGCGCCGAATGGCGTTTCGTGCTGGTCGCCAGTCTGCTGTTTTTCGTCAGCCTGATTGGCATGGGCCTGCTGGTCTATGGCTTTCCAGAGCTGATCTACAGCGTCGTCAGCCCGGAACAGCTCAGCGAGATGCAAAGCATGTATGACCCGTCCGCCAGCCGGATCGGGCAAGCCGCCGAACGCGCATCCGACGCCGACTGGATGATGTTCGGCTACTACATCATGAACAACATCGGCATCGCCTTTCAAACCTACGCCAGCGGTTTGCTGTTCGGCCTGGGCAGCCTGTTCTTCCTGCTGTTCAATGGCCTGATGATCGGCGCGGTCGCGGGGCATCTGACCGACATCGGCTACGGTCAGACCTTCTGGTCGTTCGTGATCGGCCACGGCGCTTTCGAACTGACCGCCATCGCGCTGGCCGGGGCTGCCGGGCTCAAACTGGGTTGGGCGCTGCTGGCCCCAGGCAGACTGACGCGCGGCGCAGCCTTGCGCGTTGCGGCCAAAACCAGCGTGCAGCTGATCGGCGGTGTGATTCTGTTTCTGCTGATTGCGGCGTTCATCGAAGCCTATTGGTCATCGATGACCTGGCCTGGCCCTGTAATCAAGTACCTGGTGGGTGCCCTTTTATGGGGGCTGGTGGCCGCCTATCTGACCTTAGCCGGACGGATAACCCATGCGCCTGACTGA
- a CDS encoding RDD family protein produces the protein MSPSPALPRNAVNRPLDTRIEIETPEGIDMLLRPAGLVSRALAFTIDLAIRAGVIGLLFMLLQLFDKLGMGLAAIAIFLVNWWYMVLFEVLNQGRTPGKRMLGLRVVHDDGTPIDWSSSVIRNLLRFVDMLPLGYSLGAITCLNHPLFKRLGDLAAGTLVIYSDRPALRPVVPHAEPVIVPFALRLDEQRALLSLAERQGELSGARTQELAAILAEPLHIPADKAVRHVNGIARSLLGPT, from the coding sequence ATGTCACCCTCTCCAGCTTTGCCAAGGAATGCAGTGAACAGACCGCTGGACACTCGCATCGAGATCGAAACCCCGGAAGGTATCGACATGCTTCTTCGGCCTGCCGGCCTGGTTTCCCGCGCGCTGGCTTTCACTATCGACCTCGCCATTCGGGCGGGCGTCATCGGCCTGCTTTTCATGCTGCTGCAGCTATTCGACAAGCTCGGAATGGGCCTCGCGGCCATCGCCATCTTTCTGGTCAACTGGTGGTACATGGTGCTGTTCGAAGTACTCAATCAAGGCCGCACGCCGGGCAAGCGAATGCTCGGGCTGCGGGTCGTGCATGACGACGGCACACCCATCGACTGGTCTTCTTCGGTGATACGCAACCTGCTGCGTTTCGTCGATATGCTGCCGCTGGGGTACAGCCTTGGAGCGATCACCTGCCTTAATCATCCGCTGTTCAAACGCCTGGGCGACCTGGCCGCCGGCACGCTGGTAATTTACAGCGACCGGCCTGCCCTGCGCCCTGTCGTGCCACACGCCGAGCCGGTGATTGTGCCGTTCGCCCTGCGGCTGGATGAACAGCGCGCACTGTTGAGTCTGGCTGAACGACAGGGCGAACTGTCCGGCGCCCGCACGCAGGAGCTGGCTGCAATTCTGGCCGAGCCGTTGCACATCCCGGCCGACAAGGCGGTGAGGCATGTGAACGGCATCGCCCGCAGCCTGCTGGGGCCGACATGA
- the sbcB gene encoding exodeoxyribonuclease I: protein MTSSIFWYDYETTGINPRNDRALQMAGIRTDAELNEIAPPVNLYCQPSDDILPHPAACVITGITPATLAEKGLCEADFMTRVHAELSAPGTCGAGYNTLRFDDEVTRYSLYRNFFDPYAREWQGGNSRWDLIDVVRAAYALRPDGIVWPEQDGRVTLKLERLTAANGIDHGQAHDALSDVRATIALARLIREKQPKLYDYLFALRSKQKVQDQIRLMQPMVHISGRFSAARHYLGVVLPLAWHPHNRNALIVCDLHLDHSPLLDEDAATLKQRLYTRHEALNEGELPVPLKLLHINRCPVIAPMGVLRSEDQERLQLDMTAYQSRAAHLSENREVWQDNVLALYGKDDFTASEDPEQQLYDGFINDRDRRLCEQVRLADPGQLARDAWPFDDARLPELLFRYRARNFQDTLSREEQQRWQRFCQDRLRSPEWGAPNTLQDFTTALIERSPSATPEQLDVLRQWQDYAQLLSARLQL, encoded by the coding sequence GTGACTTCCAGCATTTTTTGGTATGACTACGAAACCACCGGCATCAATCCGCGCAATGATCGTGCGTTGCAGATGGCCGGCATCCGTACCGACGCCGAACTCAATGAAATCGCGCCTCCGGTCAATCTGTATTGTCAGCCCAGTGATGACATCCTGCCGCACCCCGCTGCGTGCGTGATTACCGGAATCACTCCGGCCACGCTGGCGGAAAAGGGCTTGTGTGAAGCGGACTTCATGACCCGGGTACACGCCGAACTGTCTGCGCCGGGCACCTGTGGTGCGGGTTACAACACGCTGCGTTTTGATGACGAAGTTACCCGTTACAGCCTTTATCGCAACTTTTTCGACCCTTATGCGCGCGAGTGGCAGGGCGGCAACAGTCGCTGGGATCTGATCGATGTGGTGCGGGCGGCTTATGCCTTGCGCCCCGATGGAATTGTCTGGCCCGAACAGGATGGACGGGTAACACTTAAACTGGAGCGCCTCACGGCTGCCAACGGCATCGATCACGGGCAGGCGCACGACGCGTTGTCCGATGTGCGTGCAACGATAGCGCTGGCCCGGTTGATTCGTGAGAAACAGCCAAAGCTTTATGACTATCTATTTGCGCTGCGCAGTAAACAGAAAGTTCAGGATCAGATTCGTCTGATGCAGCCCATGGTGCATATCTCCGGACGTTTTTCTGCAGCGCGCCATTACCTGGGCGTGGTGTTACCGCTGGCCTGGCATCCGCATAATCGCAATGCGCTGATCGTCTGCGACCTGCATCTGGATCACTCGCCTTTGTTGGACGAGGACGCGGCGACACTTAAGCAGCGCTTATATACCCGGCATGAGGCGTTGAACGAAGGCGAATTGCCCGTACCGCTCAAATTACTTCATATAAACCGATGCCCGGTGATTGCACCCATGGGCGTGCTGCGCAGCGAAGATCAAGAACGTCTGCAGCTGGATATGACAGCTTATCAATCGCGTGCTGCGCACCTGAGTGAAAACCGCGAAGTTTGGCAGGACAACGTGTTAGCCCTGTACGGCAAGGACGACTTCACGGCAAGTGAAGATCCCGAACAGCAGTTATATGATGGGTTTATTAATGATCGTGATCGTCGGCTTTGCGAGCAAGTACGACTTGCTGACCCCGGGCAGTTGGCGCGTGACGCCTGGCCATTCGACGATGCGCGTTTGCCTGAATTGTTATTTCGCTATCGCGCGCGTAACTTTCAGGACACCCTGAGCCGTGAAGAGCAGCAGCGTTGGCAGCGCTTCTGTCAGGACCGGCTACGCAGCCCGGAGTGGGGCGCGCCCAACACCCTGCAGGATTTTACGACAGCGCTGATTGAGCGGTCGCCTAGTGCCACACCAGAGCAATTGGATGTGTTACGTCAATGGCAGGATTACGCCCAGCTGTTGAGTGCGCGTTTGCAGCTCTAA
- the mvaT gene encoding histone-like nucleoid-structuring protein MvaT, with translation MSLINEYRATEEAIKELQARLKNLSQDDKLQTELEFEGKLRTLMGEYQKSLRDIIALLDPDAKVNKAPRGGAVKPAGTKRARKVKQYKNPHNGEVIETKGGNHKTLKEWKAKWGSDDVESWATLLG, from the coding sequence ATGTCCCTGATCAACGAATACCGTGCCACAGAAGAAGCCATCAAAGAACTGCAAGCCCGTTTGAAAAACCTGTCGCAAGACGACAAACTGCAAACCGAGCTGGAATTCGAAGGCAAACTGCGTACGCTGATGGGCGAGTATCAGAAATCGCTGCGTGACATCATTGCTTTGCTGGACCCGGACGCCAAGGTTAACAAGGCCCCACGTGGCGGCGCAGTTAAACCTGCCGGCACCAAGCGCGCTCGCAAGGTCAAGCAATACAAGAACCCGCACAACGGTGAAGTCATCGAAACCAAAGGTGGCAACCACAAGACGCTGAAAGAGTGGAAAGCCAAGTGGGGCAGCGATGACGTAGAAAGCTGGGCCACTCTGCTGGGCTAA
- the purU gene encoding formyltetrahydrofolate deformylase gives MRTFRLVIACPDRVGIVAKVSNFLAAHNGWITEASHHSDNLSGWFFMRHEIRADTLPFDLDGFREAFTPIAEEFSMDWRITDSAQKKRVVLMASRESHCLADLLHRWHTDELDCDIACVISNHQDLRSMVEWHDIPYYHVPVDPKDKEPAFAEVSRLVGHHQADVVVLARYMQILPPQLCREYAHQVINIHHSFLPSFVGAKPYHQASLRGVKLIGATCHYVTEELDAGPIIEQDVVRVSHRDSIENMVRFGRDVEKMVLARGLRAHLEDRVLVHDNKTVVFD, from the coding sequence ATGCGCACTTTTCGTCTGGTGATTGCTTGCCCGGACCGTGTCGGCATCGTTGCCAAAGTCAGTAACTTTCTGGCCGCCCATAACGGCTGGATCACCGAAGCGAGTCATCACTCGGACAACCTCAGCGGCTGGTTTTTCATGCGTCACGAGATTCGTGCCGACACCCTGCCTTTTGATCTGGACGGGTTCCGTGAGGCCTTCACGCCGATTGCCGAAGAGTTTTCGATGGACTGGCGCATCACTGATTCGGCGCAGAAGAAGCGCGTCGTGCTCATGGCCAGCCGTGAATCGCACTGCCTGGCGGACTTGCTGCATCGCTGGCACACGGATGAACTCGATTGCGACATCGCCTGTGTGATTTCAAACCACCAGGACCTGCGCAGCATGGTCGAGTGGCATGACATCCCTTACTACCATGTTCCGGTGGACCCCAAAGACAAGGAGCCCGCGTTTGCCGAGGTATCGCGTCTGGTTGGGCATCATCAGGCGGACGTCGTGGTGCTGGCGCGTTACATGCAAATTCTGCCGCCACAGTTGTGCCGTGAATATGCCCATCAGGTCATCAATATTCACCACAGCTTCCTGCCGTCATTTGTGGGCGCCAAGCCCTACCATCAGGCATCGCTGCGCGGCGTCAAACTGATTGGTGCGACCTGCCACTATGTGACCGAAGAGCTGGATGCCGGTCCGATCATCGAGCAGGATGTGGTGCGCGTCAGCCATCGCGACAGTATCGAAAACATGGTGCGTTTTGGTCGTGATGTAGAAAAAATGGTACTTGCCCGTGGTCTGCGCGCACATCTGGAAGACCGTGTTCTGGTGCATGACAACAAGACGGTGGTGTTCGACTAA
- a CDS encoding inorganic phosphate transporter — translation MIDLFSGLDAWVLVSLLLALAFVLTFEFINGFHDTANAVATVIYTKAMPPHLAVFFSGVFNFLGVLLGGVGVAYAIVHLLPVELLINVNTGHGLAMVFSLLAAAITWNLGTWYFGIPASSSHTLIGSILGVGLANALINGIPLADGVNWQKAIDIGASLVFSPLAGFIVAGLVLIGLKWWRPQSKMHKTPDQRRKLDDKKHPPFWNRLVLVISAMAVSFVHGSNDGQKGIGLIMLVLIGIVPSQFVLDLTSTTYQIERTRDATLHLSQFYQRNSSTLGEYLAMGKAEKGDLPSSSACNPKQTEPTIDALLDRLKGVSDYHALPSESRIEVRRYLLCLDDTARKVGKLPDLGAREKSDLEKLRKDLTATTEYAPFWVILAVALALGIGTMVGWKRVVLTIGEKIGKQGMTYAQGMSAQITTACAIGLANVFSLPVSTTHILSSGVAGTMVANKSGLQGGTVRTILLAWVLTLPATVALSAALFWLASKALS, via the coding sequence ATGATCGATTTATTCAGCGGGCTTGATGCCTGGGTGCTTGTGAGCCTGTTGCTCGCCCTGGCGTTCGTTCTCACCTTCGAGTTCATCAACGGCTTTCATGACACCGCAAACGCGGTGGCGACAGTCATCTACACCAAAGCCATGCCGCCTCATCTGGCCGTGTTCTTTTCCGGTGTGTTCAACTTTCTCGGTGTGTTGCTGGGCGGTGTGGGCGTTGCCTATGCCATCGTCCATCTGTTACCGGTCGAGCTGTTGATCAACGTCAATACCGGACACGGCCTGGCCATGGTGTTCTCGCTGTTGGCGGCGGCCATCACCTGGAACCTCGGCACCTGGTATTTCGGGATTCCGGCGTCCAGCTCGCACACCCTGATCGGTTCGATTCTGGGCGTCGGTCTGGCCAACGCCCTGATCAACGGCATCCCTCTGGCCGATGGCGTCAACTGGCAGAAGGCGATCGATATCGGCGCCTCGCTGGTGTTCTCGCCGCTTGCAGGTTTCATCGTTGCAGGGCTGGTGCTGATCGGTCTGAAATGGTGGCGGCCGCAGTCGAAGATGCACAAGACGCCGGATCAACGTCGCAAGCTTGACGACAAGAAGCATCCGCCGTTCTGGAACCGTCTGGTGCTGGTCATCTCCGCCATGGCAGTCAGTTTCGTACACGGCTCCAACGACGGTCAGAAAGGTATCGGCCTGATCATGCTGGTGCTCATCGGTATCGTACCGAGCCAGTTCGTGCTGGACCTGACCAGCACCACGTACCAGATCGAGCGAACCCGCGACGCCACGCTGCATCTGAGCCAGTTCTATCAGCGCAACAGCAGCACGCTGGGCGAATACCTGGCGATGGGCAAGGCTGAAAAAGGCGATTTGCCGTCCAGCTCTGCCTGCAACCCGAAACAGACCGAGCCGACCATCGACGCACTGCTCGACCGCCTGAAAGGTGTGTCCGACTACCATGCGTTGCCGTCCGAAAGCCGCATCGAAGTGCGCCGCTATCTGCTGTGCCTGGATGACACTGCACGCAAGGTCGGCAAATTGCCGGACCTGGGCGCGCGTGAAAAATCCGATCTGGAGAAGCTGCGCAAGGACCTGACCGCCACCACTGAATACGCGCCTTTCTGGGTGATTCTGGCGGTCGCACTGGCGCTGGGCATTGGCACCATGGTGGGCTGGAAACGCGTCGTGCTGACCATCGGCGAGAAGATCGGCAAGCAGGGCATGACTTACGCCCAAGGCATGTCGGCACAGATCACGACGGCTTGCGCCATCGGCCTGGCCAACGTGTTCAGCCTGCCGGTTTCCACCACCCATATTCTGTCATCGGGTGTTGCCGGAACCATGGTCGCCAACAAGAGCGGCCTGCAAGGCGGAACGGTTCGAACCATTCTGCTGGCCTGGGTACTGACCCTGCCCGCCACTGTCGCGTTGTCCGCCGCCCTGTTCTGGCTGGCTTCGAAGGCACTGTCCTGA